The Macadamia integrifolia cultivar HAES 741 chromosome 4, SCU_Mint_v3, whole genome shotgun sequence genome contains the following window.
ACCGAATTCAATAGAATCAACTCTAGAATATTTGAAAACCCAACCATTTCCTACCAAAATCCCTAAAATCTACTACTCCTAGAGATCTAGAATCAGCATGTCGTTCCATTCCGAAGCAATCAATTCGGCTGATCCGATCCCAACTTTCTTAAAACAGTTATGGAGATTTTGACAATCACGGGTTAAGGCTGATCTTCAGATCGATTTTGACCAACTGCAAAATCGAATTGGTTAAGGCTGATTTTAATGCCAACGTACACCCCTTAATTGAACCTTGATGAGTAAGAAGGTGAGGTGAAATGATTGGTCCGCTCCATGAAAGtgaaataattattattatttttttttaaattgaagatCAACCTATATGTTTTAGTGGATGGCGATGACTCTCACGGGTATAGACCCAtatcattttttaaatcttaaatTAGGTCCTTAATTAATTTCATCTCTATCGATCGAAATGTTTATTTGAGGCCGTGCTCTTTTTGACAATCTCATTTGTACATCTATCGAGAAGGAGGAAACCACCCTGAAAGCTCTCCGATAAGTAAGCTTCGGAGGTTTCATTCACAGGCCGTAATGGAATGCGCCGGCGGCAGGCTCTTCTACCTCATATTGCTGCTGCTCTCGATCTTGTTGTCCGGAGTCATCACAAGCAGTGTTTCGGGTCAATCGGTACTCCAAATCTTACCGGGAAACCGGAAGATCCGTGGTGGAGACGACGGAATATGGTGCGAGAGCTGGAGATACACAGTGGAGACCAATGACGCAGGGTTCTGGGACACAATCCCGGAGAGGTGTGAGGGTTTCGTGAAAGACTATATGACTGGTGATCGCTACCTTTCGGATTCCGAAGCCGTGGCGGAGAAAGCATTGTCTTTTGCCAGCACAGTGAAGCTCGCCGGCGACGGCAAGGACGCCTGGGTTTTCGACATCGACGAGACTCTGCTCTCAAATTTGCCCTATTACGCTCTTTACGGATTCGGGTATGTATTTCTGTGACTTCGTGGTTACGTTAcccatgacttttttttttttttttttttttttttctggaaacgTTACCCATGACTTTGTGATTAGTTTATGACTTAAATGAGGTTACGAGTTCGGATTGGTCAACTCTTTGTTCTAAGATTCTAATCCTACGGATAGGAAGGATGTGCCGTTGCACATGGGGCACTTCATGTGCCCTCCACGTTTGAAGGGCATCTTTACTCTCTGGAATCCGGATATTCCCTTGCCATTTTGGTAAACCTGCTTCCAGATTTGTCTACACGATTCTTCCCTCAGGGGTATTTTAAGTAATACAAGTTAGGGGGATCTTTTCTTATGGGGAAGCATCAATTGGGGGTAGAATTTTTACTTTTCATTAGAGTAGAGGTGGTCATTTATCCCCCTTCTTAGCCTACTCTAGAGCTTCcttatgtctatctctcctccCTTATATGAATTGACATATCTATCACCTATTGTAGGAGGAGAAAGACAGATGCAAGGAGGTGGCTATTATACttatatctttatttatttatgttttttagtTTAATAGGAaacaaacaccccccccccccaaatagaTATATAAACAGATCAAATATGCATCTGATATGATCAGATCTAGATATTCCTTAATCAAATACGGATACCCTTAAATGAGTATGAatgtgaattgaatttggatttttgagtATTTGTTTACGTTCTTGACTTGTGTAATTCAAATCTTCACCCAGGATCAATTTGCTCCCAATTTATATCTCTAAGTCGTCTTAGctcttttcttcattctctagaacctaTCAAAACTTCAACAACCCCTAAAATCAttaattaactattttttttaatcgtAGTTGATTATCTGTTTGAATTGGATAATAATTTATTGACTATCCAAATTCAGATTAAGATACCCTCTGACCGGATATGGACACCGCTAAACATATATGAATTCGAGTCAAATTCGAATTTTCAACTattcattttatatataaaaaaactgataaaaataaagtttttatatataaaaaaactgATAAAAATAAAGTTTGATACATCCTTTTCCACCACATAGTTAGATTTACCAAGCCTAGCTCTATTTCCTAGTCTATTAATTACTTAGACATATAAAGattctttaaaaataaaagtggcATCCATATTGATTAGTTAGCTCCCAAGAGCACGCAGCTTGATTGTCTTGTTGCAACTATGAGGTAAGAACAACATCATCCAACCACACTTCTATTTTCTCATATCCTTGCCAGCATTTGGTGCACGCCCTGCAAGACTCCTTCGGCCTTTGGTGCCAACACGTTTCTTGAATAGCCAAAACTAAACAAACTGAGAgtggaaaacaaaaataaataagagatgCTTATCCAACATTGTTATTTGTTAGTCTCCGAATCAAATAACCATCACAATTCAATTAAGAGATCCACATTCAAGTAGGCCTAGTGATTAGTGAATGACGTTAGTTTGGTATCGTTAAGTGATGATATCAATATGCACTACATTCgtaaatgaccaaaataccctttggTTGTTACAATTTTATCATCTTCCCTGTTCTGAACTTCTCCTCTCTGTTGACCTGTGTGTAACAACGACTCCCCTTTGGTGACTTCCGAACAATAATATCCCCACTCTGGCAATATATGAGCAAGAAACGTACTAGCATGACGAGTCCCAATGACCTGAGAAAGGTGCAATAGTACTTGCGAATCAAACCCTGTCTTGGGTCCCATTCCAGAACTTGGTTGTGGATGGAAGAGGTGCTATAAGCTCCAACTAGAGAAGAAGGGAGGGTTGCAAGTAATGGCCATAGTTGAAGAACTTGGTGATGGTGGCCACGGAGGTTGGGAAGATGATGGGTGTTGTTGCACGATTCCGGATGACGTGAACTTGCACAACACATATCAAAAATTGGCCTGGAGGGAGCTCCGGGAGGAGGCTCCGATGCCAAAGTCAGGTCACGATATTCTCATTCTTACGTATAGTATTCAGTAGATTGAGAGTCTTACCTATAAACCTTGCTTAGTATTCCTTATATAGGTGACTCGAGCCCTCCTCATTGGTTGATGGTCTCTGGCACGCTCCCACGAATCCTTGTCCTATTGGAGAGATTCTCCTTTGTTGTGGCTGAGCTGGCCAAGCCTATAATGGTTAACTCAACCTGGGTTAGCTGTCATAACGGCTAACCTGACCACGTTAAGGTCTTGTAATGGCTTACTTAACCATGGTGGGTCTGAGGGTCAAATAACCGCTTGACCTTGGTTAGCCATGTTGATTAAGGCTTAAGTTGGTTATGGGTGTGGGACCTCATGTTTCGGTAGGTTGTGAGGTTGAGAGCCCTTATTGTTGGTTGAAGAGGTTGGCTTATGCTTGTGCTAATGAGGTCGAGGTGGGACCTTTTGACCATTGACTAGTCAACGAGTATATGGTATATCATATGCCCCCACTCCCTTGAACTTCTAGCATAGGAGGTTGGGGGAGCATCACTCGTGTCTGGGCACATACTTCGGCCCCTCCCGTGATTGGTTGACAAGTATATGGTGTATCATATGCCCCCCACTCCTTCGAGCTCCTAGCAAAGGAGGCTGGGGAGTACCACTCGTGTCTGGGCATGAGCTCTGGCCTTCACGTATTCGGGTATGTTAGGTGTTTGGTTTTTCAATACTCCTTCGAGTTTCATCTCCATTTTAGTATATCCCTTTTCttatcttctctccctcttttaaTGGTGGTGATTTGACTGCTACTACCGTCTGGCCAtaaatggggagagagagagaggtagacgTGTCCATCTTTCACTGGTGTGAATGATCATGGCATAGATCGGTGTCCCATCTAATAGGTGGCATGTAAGCCCATGTGTGTTTTTCACGCACTTCCATCAATCAAACGTCGCATTCCTTTCAATCGAGGCATCAATTGAGGAGTATATATAAGCTTCCTTTGTTTGTTCCTTTCCCTTGTTTATTCTTCTCTGGATCACTTTGGGTTCCTGGCTTCGTCTCCGATCTTCAATTTCTACTACGCTTTTGGTACTTCTCATCCAATCTTCAATTTCTGAGACACAGTAAGCTACTCTTGCCATTCATTATTGGGTTGTGCTTTCTCCTTTACCTTAGTCCATGGAGTCAAGGATGCCCAAGTCGTTTGCGGGTTCTTTTGAGTCTGTTGTTGGGATCCCGTATGGTCCTGTCAGAGTGGTTAGTGGCTCTTGCTGTCCTCCGACAAAGAAACCCACTACTTCGTCGAAAGGGCAAGCCAATTTTCTTTTGGGATTCGCGATCCCACTATCAGCTTATCTGTGGGTGAAGTAGCCTCTAGGATTTCCCCAGCCGATTTAGAGAAGTTTTGTTGGATTTACCACATTCTAGCCTTTGTGGACCTTCGAGTTCCTCAGGCGTTGGAGAGGGGTAATCTTCCATGAGGAGGGGAGATAAGTATATATGAATCTTCCCTCACCAACAGCCTGCGTTTTCCCTTTGCCCCTTTTGTCTGTCAAGTTTTAAGGCATTATGGACTTGTGCCCTCTCAGCTGGTCCCAAACTCTTGGAAGAGTCTCTTACGTTTCTATATTTGGTTGAGAGATCTAAAGAAAGAACCCACCCTTCGCCTATTTGTTAGCATCTATTGCCTTTCCGCTCACAACAACTTCCCCAGGTGGTTCTATTTTCGCTGCCGTAGTAAGGATCACCAAATCGTTGATGGCCTACCGACCTCAATCCCACAGTGGAAGGATGGTTTCTTCTTTGCTCGTCCTTCCCAACCTTATGACATGCCGACCATATGGTGGTTACTGAACATGGGCAGAGAGAATAAGAAACCTAGCCTTCGagacgaggaggaggagatcATGACGTTGCTGACTCATTGTGTTCGAGTGGTCCTTTTGACCCAATTGTCCAATGACCCAGTTAGTTAAAGTGCTTCGTCTTTCACCCCTTCTACTTCCCTTTTTATCCTCTTCCACTTTTTTGGTTTGAATAATGTTGatgtttcttccttttcctggAAGCTCCAATGGATAGGAATTACATGATCAACATCATGGACTTGGCCCTTGAGGAGGAAGTTTCTCAAGAGCAGGGCGCTGGTAGTGGGGGAGGTGACCTCCCTATTGCGGAGCAAGGTAACCGTCCTGGGCATGATGCTCCCCCTATGTGGTTGAAGGCGGTGTTCCTCAACTAGAGCTTAAGGAGATGTCTGACGATCTCATTCCCCTTTCCGTTGTTGCCGTAAGGAAACATAGATGTGAAGGGGAGGTCATTGATGAATTAAGGGAAGGGCGAGGCGGCTTGCGTGAGGAGTCT
Protein-coding sequences here:
- the LOC122075987 gene encoding acid phosphatase 1-like; protein product: MECAGGRLFYLILLLLSILLSGVITSSVSGQSVLQILPGNRKIRGGDDGIWCESWRYTVETNDAGFWDTIPERCEGFVKDYMTGDRYLSDSEAVAEKALSFASTVKLAGDGKDAWVFDIDETLLSNLPYYALYGFGAQGFNESTFDEWVDLAEAPSLPASLKLYNSLKELGFTVFLLTGRSEYQRNATEKNMLYAGYSSWEKLFLRGPSDSGTPAIVYKPGKRMEIEAQGYRIHGSSGDQWSDLLGKAMAERCFKLPNPMYYIA